A genomic window from Lutra lutra chromosome 17, mLutLut1.2, whole genome shotgun sequence includes:
- the ETV2 gene encoding ETS translocation variant 2 isoform X2 translates to MDLWNWSEAPPQEVPPGNRLSGLGAELGFYFPELALPGDTLTAEARWKGGCGLGLQGAEEGLPQPDWSSALPHPEAPWGAEPAPQALPWSGDWTDLACSSSGPWRDVSQALGPAPPGLSPAPFAGVEGAAGQNCTTSGGGTSSWPRAQAASSSTNWDCSIGLDRPTYWGKDLRGEPRAGSTISWDGPAGSDCTTSWVSGLHTDCTTTSKGYQTSDFTTSSEPSQQSGGVTLACYPKNNHRGPIQLWQFLLELLRDGERSNCIRWTGNSREFQLCDPREVARLWGERKRKPGMNYEKLSRGLRYYYRRDIVRKSGGRKYTYRFGGRVPGLAYPDCARLGPGETIQ, encoded by the exons ATGGACCTCTGGAACTGGTCTGAAGCGCCTCCACAGGAAGTGCCTCCAGGAAATAGACTGTCAGGGCTGG GAGCTGAACTCGGCTTTTATTTCCCCGAACTGGCGCTCCCAGGGGACACGCTGACAGCAGAGGCACGCTGGAAAGGTGGCTGTGGGCTGGGACTCCAGGGAGCTGAGGAAG GGCTCCCACAGCCGGACTGGAGCTCCGCGTTACCGCACCCAGAAGCTCCATGGGGAGCCG AGCCCGCCCCTCAAGCTCTTCCGTGGTCGGGAGACTGGACGGACTTGGCTTGCAGTAGCTCGGGCCCTTGGAGGGACGTCTCCCAGGCCCtgggccccgcccctcccggccTGAGCCCCGCCCCCTTCGCTGGTGTGGAGGGGGCTGCGGGCCAGAACTGTACCACCTCCGGGGGAGGGACCAGCTCgtggcccagggcccaggccgCCTCCAGCTCCACCAACTGGGACTGTTCTATTGGCCTCGACCGCCCTACCTACTGGGGCAAGGACCTCCGCGGGGAGCCGAGAGCGGGCTCTACCATTTCGTGGGATGGGCCTGCGGGCTCAGACTGTACCACCTCCTGGGTCTCGGGGCTGCATACGGACTGCACGACCACTTCAAAAGGGTACCAGACTTCAGATTTCACCACGTCCTCCGAACCAAGCCAGCAGTCGGGCGGCGTAACCTTGGCTTGTTACCCCAAAAATAATCATCGAG GTCCCATTCAGCTGTGGCAGTTCCTCCTGGAGCTGCTCCGAGACGGCGAGCGTAGCAACTGCATCCGCTGGACTGGCAACAGCCGCGagttccagctgtgtgaccccagagag GTGGCGCGGCTGTGGGGTGAGCGCAAAAGGAAACCGGGCATGAACTACGAGAAACTGAGCCGAGGTCTACGCTACTACTACCGCCGGGACATCGTGCGTAAGAGCGGTGGGCGCAAGTACACGTATCGTTTCGGGGGCCGCGTGCCCGGCCTGGCCTATCCGGACTGCGCCCGGCTTGGACCGGGAGAAACGATCCAATAA
- the UPK1A gene encoding uroplakin-1a isoform X3, with protein sequence MPGLCLTLFGLVCPRRTMASATTEAEKGSPAVVGLLVVGNIIILLSGLALFAETVWVTADQYRVYPLMGVSGKDDVFAGAWIAIFCGFSFFVVASFGVGAALCHRRSMILTMVSNPSLITKQMLTFYSADTDQGQELTLLWDRVMIEQECCGTSGPMDWVNFTSAFRAATPEVVFPWPPLCCRRTGNFIPLNEEGCRLGHTDYLFTKGCFEHIGHAIDSYTWGISWFGFAILMWTLPVMLIAMYFYTTL encoded by the exons ATGCCTGGCCTCTGCCTGACCTTATTCGGGCTCGTGTGTCCCAGGAGAACTATGGCATCCGCgacaacagaggcagagaaggggtcTCCGGCTGTGGTGGGCCTGCTGGTGGTGGGCAACATCATTATTCTG CTGTCAGGCCTGGCCCTGTTTGCCGAGACAGTGTGGGTGACAGCTGACCAGTACCGCGTGTACCCACTGATGGGTGTCTCGGGCAAGGATGACGTCTTCGCCGGCGCCTGGATCGCCATCTTCTGCGGCTTCTCCTTCTTCGTGGTGGCCAGCTTTGGGGTGGGCGCAGCACTCTGCCACCGTCGGTCCATGATCCTCACG ATGGTGTCCAACCCATCCCTGATTACCAAGCAGATGCTGACCTTCTACAGTGCAGACACTGACCAGGGCCAGGAACTGACTCTCCTCTGGGACCGCGTCATGATTGAG CAAGAGTGCTGTGGCACATCCGGTCCCATGGACTGGGTGAACTTCACATCAGCCTTCCGGGCGGCCACCCCGGAGGTGGTGTTCCCCTGGCCCCCACTGTGCTGTCGGCGGACTGGCAACTTTATCCCCCTCAATGAAGAAGGCTGCCGCCTGGGCCACACAGACTACCTGTTCACCAAG GGCTGCTTTGAGCACATCGGCCATGCCATCGACAGCTACACATGGGGGATTTCGTGGTTTGGTTTTGCCATCCTGATGTGGACG CTCCCTGTGATGCTCATAGCCATGTATTTCTACACCACATTGTGA
- the UPK1A gene encoding uroplakin-1a isoform X1, producing the protein MPGLCLTLFGLVCPRRTMASATTEAEKGSPAVVGLLVVGNIIILLSGLALFAETVWVTADQYRVYPLMGVSGKDDVFAGAWIAIFCGFSFFVVASFGVGAALCHRRSMILTYLVLMLIVYIFECASCITSYTHHDYMVSNPSLITKQMLTFYSADTDQGQELTLLWDRVMIEQECCGTSGPMDWVNFTSAFRAATPEVVFPWPPLCCRRTGNFIPLNEEGCRLGHTDYLFTKGCFEHIGHAIDSYTWGISWFGFAILMWTLPVMLIAMYFYTTL; encoded by the exons ATGCCTGGCCTCTGCCTGACCTTATTCGGGCTCGTGTGTCCCAGGAGAACTATGGCATCCGCgacaacagaggcagagaaggggtcTCCGGCTGTGGTGGGCCTGCTGGTGGTGGGCAACATCATTATTCTG CTGTCAGGCCTGGCCCTGTTTGCCGAGACAGTGTGGGTGACAGCTGACCAGTACCGCGTGTACCCACTGATGGGTGTCTCGGGCAAGGATGACGTCTTCGCCGGCGCCTGGATCGCCATCTTCTGCGGCTTCTCCTTCTTCGTGGTGGCCAGCTTTGGGGTGGGCGCAGCACTCTGCCACCGTCGGTCCATGATCCTCACG tACCTGGTGCTCATGCTCATTGTCTACATCTTCGAATGTGCCTCCTGCATCACGTCCTACACTCACCACGACTAT ATGGTGTCCAACCCATCCCTGATTACCAAGCAGATGCTGACCTTCTACAGTGCAGACACTGACCAGGGCCAGGAACTGACTCTCCTCTGGGACCGCGTCATGATTGAG CAAGAGTGCTGTGGCACATCCGGTCCCATGGACTGGGTGAACTTCACATCAGCCTTCCGGGCGGCCACCCCGGAGGTGGTGTTCCCCTGGCCCCCACTGTGCTGTCGGCGGACTGGCAACTTTATCCCCCTCAATGAAGAAGGCTGCCGCCTGGGCCACACAGACTACCTGTTCACCAAG GGCTGCTTTGAGCACATCGGCCATGCCATCGACAGCTACACATGGGGGATTTCGTGGTTTGGTTTTGCCATCCTGATGTGGACG CTCCCTGTGATGCTCATAGCCATGTATTTCTACACCACATTGTGA
- the UPK1A gene encoding uroplakin-1a isoform X2, whose protein sequence is MASATTEAEKGSPAVVGLLVVGNIIILLSGLALFAETVWVTADQYRVYPLMGVSGKDDVFAGAWIAIFCGFSFFVVASFGVGAALCHRRSMILTYLVLMLIVYIFECASCITSYTHHDYMVSNPSLITKQMLTFYSADTDQGQELTLLWDRVMIEQECCGTSGPMDWVNFTSAFRAATPEVVFPWPPLCCRRTGNFIPLNEEGCRLGHTDYLFTKGCFEHIGHAIDSYTWGISWFGFAILMWTLPVMLIAMYFYTTL, encoded by the exons ATGGCATCCGCgacaacagaggcagagaaggggtcTCCGGCTGTGGTGGGCCTGCTGGTGGTGGGCAACATCATTATTCTG CTGTCAGGCCTGGCCCTGTTTGCCGAGACAGTGTGGGTGACAGCTGACCAGTACCGCGTGTACCCACTGATGGGTGTCTCGGGCAAGGATGACGTCTTCGCCGGCGCCTGGATCGCCATCTTCTGCGGCTTCTCCTTCTTCGTGGTGGCCAGCTTTGGGGTGGGCGCAGCACTCTGCCACCGTCGGTCCATGATCCTCACG tACCTGGTGCTCATGCTCATTGTCTACATCTTCGAATGTGCCTCCTGCATCACGTCCTACACTCACCACGACTAT ATGGTGTCCAACCCATCCCTGATTACCAAGCAGATGCTGACCTTCTACAGTGCAGACACTGACCAGGGCCAGGAACTGACTCTCCTCTGGGACCGCGTCATGATTGAG CAAGAGTGCTGTGGCACATCCGGTCCCATGGACTGGGTGAACTTCACATCAGCCTTCCGGGCGGCCACCCCGGAGGTGGTGTTCCCCTGGCCCCCACTGTGCTGTCGGCGGACTGGCAACTTTATCCCCCTCAATGAAGAAGGCTGCCGCCTGGGCCACACAGACTACCTGTTCACCAAG GGCTGCTTTGAGCACATCGGCCATGCCATCGACAGCTACACATGGGGGATTTCGTGGTTTGGTTTTGCCATCCTGATGTGGACG CTCCCTGTGATGCTCATAGCCATGTATTTCTACACCACATTGTGA
- the ETV2 gene encoding ETS translocation variant 2 isoform X1, with amino-acid sequence MDLWNWSEAPPQEVPPGNRLSGLEGAELGFYFPELALPGDTLTAEARWKGGCGLGLQGAEEGLPQPDWSSALPHPEAPWGAEPAPQALPWSGDWTDLACSSSGPWRDVSQALGPAPPGLSPAPFAGVEGAAGQNCTTSGGGTSSWPRAQAASSSTNWDCSIGLDRPTYWGKDLRGEPRAGSTISWDGPAGSDCTTSWVSGLHTDCTTTSKGYQTSDFTTSSEPSQQSGGVTLACYPKNNHRGPIQLWQFLLELLRDGERSNCIRWTGNSREFQLCDPREVARLWGERKRKPGMNYEKLSRGLRYYYRRDIVRKSGGRKYTYRFGGRVPGLAYPDCARLGPGETIQ; translated from the exons ATGGACCTCTGGAACTGGTCTGAAGCGCCTCCACAGGAAGTGCCTCCAGGAAATAGACTGTCAGGGCTGG AAGGAGCTGAACTCGGCTTTTATTTCCCCGAACTGGCGCTCCCAGGGGACACGCTGACAGCAGAGGCACGCTGGAAAGGTGGCTGTGGGCTGGGACTCCAGGGAGCTGAGGAAG GGCTCCCACAGCCGGACTGGAGCTCCGCGTTACCGCACCCAGAAGCTCCATGGGGAGCCG AGCCCGCCCCTCAAGCTCTTCCGTGGTCGGGAGACTGGACGGACTTGGCTTGCAGTAGCTCGGGCCCTTGGAGGGACGTCTCCCAGGCCCtgggccccgcccctcccggccTGAGCCCCGCCCCCTTCGCTGGTGTGGAGGGGGCTGCGGGCCAGAACTGTACCACCTCCGGGGGAGGGACCAGCTCgtggcccagggcccaggccgCCTCCAGCTCCACCAACTGGGACTGTTCTATTGGCCTCGACCGCCCTACCTACTGGGGCAAGGACCTCCGCGGGGAGCCGAGAGCGGGCTCTACCATTTCGTGGGATGGGCCTGCGGGCTCAGACTGTACCACCTCCTGGGTCTCGGGGCTGCATACGGACTGCACGACCACTTCAAAAGGGTACCAGACTTCAGATTTCACCACGTCCTCCGAACCAAGCCAGCAGTCGGGCGGCGTAACCTTGGCTTGTTACCCCAAAAATAATCATCGAG GTCCCATTCAGCTGTGGCAGTTCCTCCTGGAGCTGCTCCGAGACGGCGAGCGTAGCAACTGCATCCGCTGGACTGGCAACAGCCGCGagttccagctgtgtgaccccagagag GTGGCGCGGCTGTGGGGTGAGCGCAAAAGGAAACCGGGCATGAACTACGAGAAACTGAGCCGAGGTCTACGCTACTACTACCGCCGGGACATCGTGCGTAAGAGCGGTGGGCGCAAGTACACGTATCGTTTCGGGGGCCGCGTGCCCGGCCTGGCCTATCCGGACTGCGCCCGGCTTGGACCGGGAGAAACGATCCAATAA
- the LOC125088465 gene encoding cytochrome c oxidase subunit 6B1: MAEDIKTKIKNYQTAPFDSRFPNQNQTRNCWQNYLDFHRCEKAMTAKGGDVSVCEWYRRVYKSLCPISWVSAWDDRRAEGTFPGKI, translated from the exons ATGGCAGAAGACATCAAGACCAAAATCAAGAACTACCAGACTGCCCCTTTTGACAGCCGCTTCCCTAACCAGAACCAGACAAGGAACTGCTGGCAGAACTACCTGG ACTTCCACCGCTGTGAGAAGGCAATGACTGCTAAAGGGGGCGATGTCTCCGTGTGCGAATGGTACCGGCGTGTGTACAAGTCCCTCTGCCCCATATCCTGG GTGTCGGCCTGGGACGACCGCCGGGCAGAAGGCACATTTCCTGGGAAGATCTGA
- the LOC125088409 gene encoding LOW QUALITY PROTEIN: aldehyde dehydrogenase, mitochondrial-like (The sequence of the model RefSeq protein was modified relative to this genomic sequence to represent the inferred CDS: inserted 1 base in 1 codon), with translation MLRAAALAAAGLGPXLGRRLLSAAATEVVPAPNQQPEVFYNQIFINNEWHDAVSKKTFPTVNPSTGEVICQVAEGDKEDVDRAVKAARAAFQLGSPWRRMNASDRGRLLNRLADLIERDRTYLAALETLDNGKPYVISNLVDLDMVLKCIRYYAGWADKYHGKTIPIDGDFFSYTRHEPVGVCGQIIPWNFPLLMQAWKLGPALATGNVVVMKVAEQTPLTALYVANLIKEAGFPPGVVNIIPGFGPTAGAAIASHEDVDKVAFTGSTEVGHLVQVAAGSSNLKRVTLELGGKSPNIIMSDADMNWAVEQAHFALFFNQGQCCCAGSRTFVQEDVYAEFVERSVARAKSRVVGNPFDSQTEQGPQVDETQFKKVLGYIKSGKEEGAKLLCGGGAAADRGYFIQPTVFGDVQDSMTIAREEIFGPVMQILKFKTIEEVIGRANNSKYGLAAAVFTKDLDKANYLSQALQAGTVWVNCYDVFGAQSPFGGYKMSGSGRELGEYGLQAYTEVKTVTIKVPQKNS, from the exons ATGTTGCGCGCCGCTGCGCTCGCCGCCGCCGGCCTCGGCC GCCTGGGCCGCCGTCTCCTGTCGGCCGCCGCCACCGAGGTGGTGCCGGCCCCCAATCAGCAGCCTGAAGTCTTCTACAACCAGATCTTCATAAACAATGAGTGGCATGATGCTGTAAGCAAGAAGACATTCCCCACCGTCAATCCATCTACTGGAGAAGTCATATGTCAGGTAGCTGAAGGAGACAAGGAAGACGTGGACAGGGCAGTAAAGGCTGCCCGGGCCGCCTTCCAGCTGGGCTCACCCTGGCGCCGCATGAATGCATCCGACAGGGGCCGCCTCCTGAACCGCCTAGCAGATCTGATTGAGCGGGACCGGACCTACCTAGCAGCCTTGGAGACCCTGGATAACGGCAAGCCCTATGTCATCTCCAACCTGGTGGATCTGGACATGGTCCTCAAATGCATCCGTTATTACGCTGGCTGGGCTGATAAGTACCACGGGAAAACCATTCCCATCGATGGGGACTTCTTCAGCTATACCCGCCATGAACCCGTTGGGGTGTGTGGGCAGATCATTCCGTGGAACTTCCCGCTCCTGATGCAAGCCTGGAAACTGGGTCCAGCCCTGGCAACTGGAAACGTGGTCGTGATGAAGGTAGCCGAGCAGACTCCACTCACCGCCCTCTATGTGGCCAACTTGATTAAGGAGGCCGGCTTTCCCCCTGGCGTGGTCAATATTATTCCTGGATTTGGCCCCACAGCTGGGGCTGCCATTGCCTCCcatgaggatgtggacaaagtGGCCTTCACGGGTTCCACTGAGGTTGGCCACCTAGTCCAGGTTGCTGCAGGGAGCAGTAACCTCAAGAGAGTGACCCTGGAGCTGGGGGGAAAGAGCCCCAACATCATCATGTCAGATGCAGACATGAACTGGGCCGTAGAGCAGGCCCACTTTGCCCTGTTCTTCAACCAGGGCCAGTGCTGCTGCGCAGGCTCCCGAACCTTTGTGCAAGAAGATGTGTACGCCGAGTTTGTGGAGCGGAGCGTTGCCCGGGCCAAGTCTCGTGTAGTTGGGAACCCCTTTGACAGCCAGACTGAGCAAGGGCCTCAGGTGGACGAAACTCAGTTTAAGAAGGTCCTTGGTTATATCAAatctgggaaggaggagggggcgaAGCTGCTGTGTGGTGGAGGGGCGGCTGCTGACCGTGGCTACTTCATTCAGCCCACCGTGTTCGGAGATGTGCAAGACAGCATGACCATCGCCAGGGAGGAGATCTTTGGGCCAGTGATGCAGATCCTTAAGTTCAAGACCATAGAGGAAGTCATTGGGAGAGCCAACAATTCCAAGTATGGATTGGCTGCAGCTGTCTTCACCAAGGACTTGGACAAGGCCAATTATCTGTCCCAAGCCCTCCAGGCAGGCACTGTGTGGGTCAACTGCTATGATGTGTTTGGGGCCCAGTCCCCGTTCGGTGGCTACAAGATGTCTGGGAGCGGCCGGGAGCTGGGCGAGTACGGGCTGCAGGCGTACACCGAAGTGAAAACGGTCACGATCAAAGTGCCTCAGAAGAACTCCTGA